One region of Hymenobacter sediminicola genomic DNA includes:
- a CDS encoding cyanophycinase: MPHQTPADLPLGTLVALGGGDDDAMLALLCDLLPSSNTAVEVITVASRDDIRSGRAYERALRELGCSGVRHLRISEHHSPDAHDTLRRLSRAGLVFFSGGDQERITDFLHGSQFLQVLRERYQQDATFIVAGTSAGAAVLPEYMVIEGHGWRALRKGGMKTSAGLGLLPQVLIDQHFVERGRFGRLAHAVLAHPMCLGIGLAEETGIIIRGGTEAEVFGDGVVMVVDGQQLQGNNLGRVGRGEPVSGQDFRVHLLVAGQRLQLQNRRVTPTE, from the coding sequence ATGCCTCACCAGACGCCTGCCGACCTGCCGCTCGGAACCCTCGTTGCCCTCGGTGGTGGCGACGACGATGCTATGCTGGCGCTCCTTTGCGACTTGCTGCCGTCATCGAATACTGCCGTTGAAGTTATTACGGTAGCCTCTCGCGACGACATTCGTTCGGGCCGAGCCTACGAGCGGGCATTGCGTGAGCTGGGCTGCTCGGGCGTGCGGCACCTGCGCATTAGTGAGCATCACTCCCCCGACGCGCACGACACGCTGCGCCGGCTGAGCCGGGCCGGACTGGTGTTTTTCAGCGGCGGCGACCAGGAGCGCATCACCGATTTCCTGCACGGCTCCCAGTTTCTGCAGGTGTTGCGGGAGCGGTATCAGCAAGATGCCACCTTTATAGTAGCCGGTACCAGCGCCGGGGCCGCCGTGCTGCCCGAATATATGGTGATAGAAGGACACGGCTGGCGGGCCTTGCGCAAAGGTGGTATGAAAACCAGCGCCGGCCTGGGCTTGCTGCCACAGGTCCTGATAGACCAGCACTTCGTGGAGCGGGGGCGTTTCGGCCGGCTGGCACATGCTGTGCTGGCCCACCCCATGTGCCTGGGTATAGGTCTGGCCGAAGAAACCGGCATCATTATCCGGGGCGGGACCGAGGCCGAAGTTTTCGGCGACGGAGTAGTGATGGTAGTAGACGGGCAGCAGCTACAAGGCAATAATCTGGGTCGGGTGGGCCGAGGCGAGCCAGTGAGTGGGCAGGATTTTCGGGTGCATCTGCTGGTGGCCGGCCAGCGCCTACAATTGCAAAACCGCCGCGTAACGCCAACTGAATAA
- a CDS encoding redoxin domain-containing protein: MAPDVMPGTTLPDFELPDHTGVMRRLSLLQGSDPMIVTLNRGVYCPKDRQQLLELVHFYPQVQVGFAQLVTITTDSLLLSNDLRLGVGAHWTFLHDEKRIVQHRLDIQEYTDPHNNPMIPHTFVLEPGLKIYKIYNGYWYWGRPSLADLHHDLRDITCRLRPDYKIDTPEMQQQWESGNRRDFFPYGQSWHQVFARMAGAVDQYGRS, encoded by the coding sequence ATGGCTCCTGACGTAATGCCTGGCACCACGCTGCCCGACTTTGAACTGCCGGACCACACCGGCGTCATGCGGCGCCTTTCGCTGCTGCAAGGTTCCGACCCAATGATTGTGACCCTGAACCGCGGCGTGTATTGCCCCAAAGACCGGCAGCAGCTCTTGGAACTGGTACATTTCTACCCGCAGGTGCAGGTTGGCTTCGCGCAGCTTGTTACCATCACCACCGATTCGCTGCTGCTTTCCAATGACCTGCGACTGGGTGTGGGCGCGCACTGGACCTTTCTGCACGATGAGAAGCGTATAGTGCAGCACCGCCTCGATATTCAGGAATATACCGACCCACACAACAACCCCATGATTCCGCACACTTTCGTGCTGGAGCCGGGCCTGAAAATCTACAAAATCTACAACGGCTACTGGTACTGGGGCCGCCCCAGCCTCGCCGACTTGCACCACGACCTGCGCGATATTACCTGTCGGCTACGCCCTGACTATAAGATTGATACCCCCGAAATGCAGCAGCAGTGGGAGAGTGGCAATCGGCGAGACTTCTTCCCCTACGGCCAGTCATGGCATCAGGTATTTGCCCGGATGGCCGGTGCCGTAGATCAGTACGGAAGGTCATAA
- a CDS encoding M13 family metallopeptidase, whose protein sequence is MTRFSSSRRWLAAPALLLALAGCNSGTKSGAAQPDLLQANLDTTVRPGDDFFQYANGGWLKKHPIPASESSWGIGKEVQNEVYARLRALNQEAAKANAAAGSTQQKIGDFWATGMDSVAIDKQGLEPLKAELDRLAALRTPADVQAAMARLIPLNVNALVGPYVAQDAKNSEKMALYLYQAGLGLPNRDYYFNKDARTANIRKEYGTHVAKMLGLMGEDAATAQRHSAQVVKLETALAGASRKLEALRDPYANYNKMTLAQLNQLTPGLDWKTWFAEAGIPGVDTVIVGQPEFYREAGRLLRTAPVEDWRAYLQWQLLHTYAERLSAPFDNENFRFYGTILQGRKEQRPRWKRVLDDEESAMGEALGQLFVKEYFTPETKARYEKLTTNVVASFREHIQALDWMSDSTKQKALVKLTKITPKVGYPAKWRDYSAMDIKRDSYTANMMRANQWRYRYELSKLGKPVDRTEWSMTPQTYNAYYNPSNNEIVLPAAIFAVPGLKDADADDAIIYGYAGASTIGHELTHGFDDEGSQFDENGNLRNWWSKKDRAAFQQRVNGIVRQFNGYTVLDSLHINGKATAGENIADLGGIVIAFDAFKKTEQYKKGEKIGGLTPTQRYFLGYALGWQNHQRDEVLAQRILTDVHSPASYRVNGPFADVPAFYEAFNVKSTDKLYRPDSARVTIW, encoded by the coding sequence ATGACCCGCTTTTCCTCTTCGCGCCGCTGGCTGGCCGCCCCTGCCCTGCTGCTGGCACTGGCCGGCTGCAACTCCGGTACCAAATCCGGCGCGGCCCAGCCCGACCTACTCCAGGCCAACCTCGACACCACCGTGCGCCCCGGCGACGACTTCTTCCAGTACGCCAACGGCGGCTGGCTGAAAAAGCACCCCATTCCGGCTTCGGAAAGCAGCTGGGGCATTGGCAAAGAAGTGCAGAACGAGGTGTATGCCCGGCTGCGCGCCCTCAATCAGGAGGCTGCCAAAGCCAACGCCGCCGCCGGCAGCACCCAGCAGAAAATCGGCGACTTCTGGGCCACCGGCATGGACTCCGTGGCCATCGACAAGCAGGGCCTGGAGCCGCTGAAAGCCGAGCTGGACCGCCTAGCCGCTCTGCGCACCCCTGCCGACGTGCAGGCCGCCATGGCCCGCCTGATTCCACTGAACGTGAATGCGCTGGTAGGCCCCTACGTGGCGCAGGACGCCAAAAACAGCGAGAAGATGGCGCTGTATCTGTACCAGGCCGGCCTGGGTTTGCCTAACCGCGACTATTACTTCAACAAAGACGCCCGCACCGCCAACATCCGCAAAGAGTACGGCACGCACGTAGCCAAGATGCTCGGGCTGATGGGCGAAGACGCCGCCACTGCCCAGCGCCACAGCGCCCAAGTAGTGAAGCTGGAAACGGCTCTGGCCGGCGCCTCACGCAAGCTAGAAGCCCTGCGCGACCCCTACGCCAATTACAACAAGATGACGCTGGCCCAACTCAACCAGCTCACGCCCGGCCTCGACTGGAAAACCTGGTTCGCGGAGGCCGGCATACCCGGCGTGGACACGGTGATTGTGGGCCAGCCGGAGTTCTACCGTGAAGCCGGCCGCCTGCTGCGCACGGCCCCCGTGGAAGACTGGCGCGCCTACCTGCAGTGGCAGCTGCTGCACACCTATGCCGAGCGCCTGAGCGCGCCCTTCGACAACGAAAACTTCCGCTTCTATGGCACCATTTTGCAGGGCCGCAAAGAGCAGCGCCCCCGCTGGAAGCGCGTGCTCGACGACGAGGAAAGCGCCATGGGCGAGGCGCTGGGCCAGCTGTTTGTGAAAGAGTATTTCACGCCCGAAACCAAGGCCCGCTACGAAAAGCTGACCACGAACGTGGTGGCGTCCTTCCGCGAGCATATTCAGGCCTTGGATTGGATGAGCGACTCCACCAAGCAGAAGGCGCTGGTGAAGCTCACCAAAATCACCCCGAAAGTGGGCTACCCCGCCAAATGGCGCGACTACTCGGCCATGGACATCAAGCGAGACTCCTACACCGCCAACATGATGCGCGCCAACCAGTGGCGCTACCGCTACGAGCTCAGCAAGCTGGGCAAGCCCGTCGACCGCACCGAGTGGAGCATGACGCCGCAGACCTATAACGCCTATTACAACCCCAGCAACAACGAAATCGTGTTGCCGGCCGCCATCTTCGCGGTACCTGGCCTCAAGGATGCCGACGCCGACGACGCCATCATCTACGGGTACGCCGGCGCCAGCACCATCGGCCATGAGCTGACCCACGGCTTCGATGACGAAGGCAGCCAGTTCGATGAGAACGGCAACCTGCGCAACTGGTGGAGCAAGAAAGACCGCGCCGCCTTCCAGCAGCGCGTAAACGGCATCGTGCGCCAGTTCAACGGCTACACCGTTTTGGATTCATTGCACATCAATGGCAAGGCCACGGCCGGCGAGAACATTGCCGATTTGGGCGGTATTGTCATTGCCTTTGATGCCTTTAAAAAAACCGAGCAGTACAAGAAAGGCGAGAAAATCGGGGGCCTGACGCCCACACAGCGCTACTTTCTGGGCTACGCTCTGGGCTGGCAGAACCACCAGCGCGACGAGGTACTGGCCCAGCGCATCCTCACCGACGTACACTCGCCGGCCAGCTACCGCGTCAACGGCCCCTTCGCCGACGTGCCGGCCTTCTACGAAGCCTTCAACGTGAAGTCCACCGACAAGCTATACCGCCCCGACTCGGCCCGCGTGACGATTTGGTAA
- a CDS encoding SGNH/GDSL hydrolase family protein — MHTLLKRTAPALALLALAGCQPELDAPGADKGSADFSRYISVGNSLTAGFSDGGLYLEGQQSSYPNLLAGQFKAVGGGDFAQPLFQAGQENGSGYLRLAGFTATGNPITANVTTNLAVRTTTPQVLYTRYDAAVNNLGVPGIRLSDIQTPGYGSQLGNPYFERITPAANPLQTYFLRVKAEAATATFFTCWLGNNDVLGYATAGGVLNATSSNAITRTDTFQLKANRIINVLTANGAKGVVATIPNVANVPFFTTVRVAAIKATFKASNPALSLYIQTSTGVREATDADLLTLTSSAVIGTATPGNPFPVGAGVGTATGQSNPLPSQFVLDAAEQTLVRDATTAYNTSLTAKANEKGLAIFDANAFFSQIAATGFTTDGVSNTAAFISGNLFSLDGVHPTPRGYAIVANEMIKAINAKYGSSVPQVNPTDYRGVRFP, encoded by the coding sequence ATGCATACTTTACTGAAACGTACTGCCCCGGCTCTGGCGCTACTGGCTCTGGCCGGCTGCCAACCTGAACTGGACGCTCCCGGCGCCGACAAAGGCTCGGCTGACTTCTCTCGCTACATTTCCGTCGGCAACTCCCTCACGGCTGGTTTCTCCGATGGTGGCCTGTATCTGGAAGGCCAGCAAAGCTCCTATCCGAACCTGCTGGCTGGCCAATTTAAGGCCGTGGGTGGTGGCGACTTTGCACAGCCGCTTTTCCAGGCCGGCCAGGAAAACGGCTCTGGCTACTTGCGTCTGGCGGGCTTCACGGCTACCGGCAACCCCATTACGGCCAACGTTACGACGAATCTGGCGGTGCGCACCACCACTCCTCAGGTACTGTACACCCGCTACGATGCGGCTGTAAACAACCTTGGTGTACCAGGTATCCGCCTGTCGGATATCCAGACGCCGGGCTATGGCAGCCAGCTAGGTAATCCGTATTTCGAGCGGATTACGCCTGCGGCCAACCCCTTGCAGACCTACTTCCTGCGCGTGAAAGCAGAAGCCGCCACGGCTACCTTCTTTACGTGTTGGCTCGGCAACAACGACGTGCTGGGGTATGCAACAGCCGGTGGTGTATTGAATGCCACCAGCTCTAATGCCATTACCCGCACAGATACCTTCCAGCTCAAAGCCAACCGCATCATCAATGTGCTGACGGCCAATGGCGCGAAAGGCGTGGTAGCCACCATCCCGAACGTCGCCAACGTGCCCTTCTTCACTACGGTGCGCGTAGCGGCTATTAAAGCTACTTTCAAAGCCAGCAACCCGGCGCTTAGCCTCTACATCCAGACCAGCACCGGAGTACGTGAAGCCACCGACGCGGATCTACTGACGCTGACTTCTTCGGCCGTAATAGGCACTGCTACCCCCGGCAACCCGTTCCCGGTAGGCGCCGGTGTAGGTACGGCGACTGGCCAGTCTAACCCGCTGCCCAGCCAGTTCGTGCTGGATGCCGCAGAGCAGACGCTGGTGCGCGATGCTACTACGGCCTACAATACGTCGCTCACGGCTAAAGCCAACGAGAAAGGGCTGGCTATCTTCGACGCTAATGCTTTCTTCTCGCAGATTGCGGCCACTGGTTTCACCACCGACGGTGTGAGCAATACGGCTGCCTTTATCAGCGGCAACCTGTTTTCACTCGATGGTGTGCACCCCACGCCCCGCGGCTACGCCATCGTAGCGAATGAGATGATCAAGGCAATCAATGCCAAATATGGCTCCAGTGTACCGCAGGTGAATCCCACGGATTACCGCGGCGTCCGGTTCCCGTAA
- a CDS encoding YpdA family putative bacillithiol disulfide reductase — MTTDSSFDVVVIGAGPVGLACGLEVQRRGLSVCVVDKGALVNSIIGYPTNMEFFSTPELLEIGGYPMTTLHYKPLREDALDYYRRVAQTEKLTLRLYERVTGLEGEQGRYEVVTNKSRIGARFVIVATGFYDVPNLLLVPGEDLPHVTHYYKEPYAHADQDVVVIGAKNSSAKAALQLLRAGARPTLVVRGSEISESVKYWIRPDLVNRIKEGRIGCLFNSTVTRITDTTVELNTPDGPRTLPAQHVYALTGYHPDFSFLTALGITCEADAAQTPTHHADTLETNRPGLYLAGTVCGGLNTSRWFIENGRYHAQLIAARLAGEAAPDLPEVQQQVQFS, encoded by the coding sequence ATGACGACGGATTCTTCTTTTGATGTAGTGGTAATTGGGGCTGGCCCCGTAGGGCTGGCCTGCGGGCTGGAAGTGCAGCGGCGCGGCCTCTCGGTGTGCGTGGTGGACAAAGGAGCGCTGGTGAATTCCATCATTGGCTACCCTACTAACATGGAGTTTTTCTCCACACCCGAGCTGCTGGAAATCGGTGGCTACCCCATGACGACGCTGCACTACAAACCCCTGCGCGAAGACGCCCTCGACTACTACCGCCGCGTGGCCCAGACTGAAAAACTCACGCTGCGCCTCTACGAGCGGGTAACGGGCCTCGAAGGCGAACAGGGCCGCTACGAAGTGGTAACAAACAAAAGCCGCATCGGGGCGCGTTTCGTGATAGTGGCTACTGGCTTCTACGACGTGCCCAATTTGCTGCTCGTGCCCGGCGAAGACCTGCCCCACGTGACGCACTACTACAAAGAGCCCTACGCCCACGCCGACCAAGATGTAGTGGTTATTGGGGCCAAGAACTCTTCGGCCAAAGCGGCTCTGCAACTGCTGCGCGCTGGCGCCCGTCCCACCCTAGTCGTGCGTGGTTCCGAAATAAGCGAGTCGGTAAAGTACTGGATTCGGCCTGACTTAGTAAACCGCATCAAGGAAGGCCGCATCGGCTGCCTGTTCAACAGCACCGTGACGCGCATCACCGACACCACCGTGGAACTCAACACACCCGACGGCCCGCGTACCCTGCCGGCGCAGCATGTATACGCCCTCACCGGCTACCACCCCGACTTTTCATTTCTGACGGCTCTGGGCATCACCTGCGAAGCCGACGCTGCCCAGACCCCCACCCACCACGCCGATACGCTGGAAACTAACCGCCCCGGCCTCTACCTGGCTGGCACCGTGTGCGGCGGCCTCAACACCAGCCGCTGGTTCATCGAAAATGGCCGCTACCATGCCCAACTCATTGCCGCCCGCCTCGCCGGCGAAGCCGCGCCCGACTTGCCGGAAGTGCAGCAGCAAGTGCAGTTTTCGTGA
- a CDS encoding nuclear transport factor 2 family protein, which translates to MHPNEQLLHRFYQAFQRRDHAAMAACYHPKATFEDAAFQLQGADIGKMWRMLCEQGKDLRLAYNDIRADDQQGAATWDARYTFSRTGRAVHNHIQARFTFQDGLILTHHDEFSFWRWSRQALGPVGWLLGWSGFLQNKVRKSAAEGLAAYRPKLSQ; encoded by the coding sequence ATGCATCCGAACGAACAGCTTCTGCACCGTTTCTACCAAGCCTTCCAGCGCCGCGACCATGCTGCTATGGCTGCCTGCTACCACCCCAAGGCCACTTTCGAGGATGCCGCGTTTCAGCTGCAGGGTGCCGATATTGGGAAGATGTGGCGCATGCTCTGTGAGCAGGGCAAAGACCTGCGTCTCGCCTACAACGACATTCGTGCCGACGATCAGCAAGGTGCCGCCACCTGGGACGCCCGTTATACCTTCTCCCGCACGGGCCGGGCAGTACACAACCATATACAGGCGCGCTTCACATTCCAGGACGGCCTTATCCTAACGCATCACGACGAGTTCAGCTTCTGGCGTTGGTCGAGGCAGGCACTGGGGCCGGTGGGCTGGCTGCTGGGCTGGTCGGGGTTTCTGCAGAACAAAGTGCGCAAGTCGGCCGCGGAAGGGCTGGCGGCATACCGGCCGAAATTGAGTCAGTAG
- the arfB gene encoding alternative ribosome rescue aminoacyl-tRNA hydrolase ArfB: MLPAAADFLPELQFQTSRSSGPGGQNVNKVESRVELRFRLLESQLLTDEQKQTLQQKLASKLTSEGELLVVAQEDRSQLRNKETALQKFHELLTKALHKPKARKATKPSKGAVRQRLDSKKKHGDKKTNRGRVDF, from the coding sequence ATGCTTCCCGCTGCCGCCGACTTTCTGCCCGAGCTCCAATTCCAAACCAGCCGCAGCAGCGGCCCTGGCGGGCAGAACGTGAATAAGGTGGAAAGCCGCGTGGAGTTACGTTTCCGGCTGCTGGAGTCGCAACTGCTCACCGACGAGCAGAAGCAGACGCTGCAGCAGAAACTAGCCTCTAAGCTTACCTCAGAGGGCGAGCTGCTGGTGGTGGCGCAAGAAGACCGCAGCCAGCTGCGCAACAAGGAAACGGCGCTGCAGAAGTTTCACGAGCTGCTAACCAAAGCCCTGCATAAGCCCAAAGCCCGCAAAGCCACCAAGCCCAGCAAAGGCGCCGTGCGTCAGCGCCTGGACTCAAAAAAGAAGCACGGCGACAAGAAAACCAACCGCGGCCGGGTGGATTTTTAA
- the mgtE gene encoding magnesium transporter codes for MNQHPTTEHITSLIQEGEFFKLKEVLKHYEPAEVVELIEEEEEREQLIIFRLLPLQLATQVFEYLDLDVQKHFLANLSQEKISDILNEMSPDDRTALLEFLPDDFVKELIQTLSESERKITLELLGYPEYSVGRLMTPDYIAIREHWTVQQVLEYIRRHGGQSETLSVLYVTDQRGVLIDDIRIREFLLSPPDRPVSELMDRRYVKLNAMQDQEAAIDVFRKNDRVALPVVNDDGVLFGIVTIDDILSIREEEDTEDIQKLGGSEALDEPYLDTSIWEMVKKRAGWLVILLLGEMLTTSAMHHFEDDLQKAAVLGLFIPLIISAGGNAGSQATSLIIRAMSLGEFALGDWWQVMRREIISGLALGGILGVVGAMRIVLWAQVIDPGYFGPYWQLIAVTVGFSLLGIVLWGALAGAMLPMLLKRLGLDPATASAPFVATLVDVTGLIIYFSVATLVLRGTLL; via the coding sequence ATGAATCAGCACCCGACCACCGAACATATTACGTCCCTGATTCAGGAGGGCGAGTTTTTTAAGCTCAAGGAAGTTCTCAAGCACTACGAGCCCGCCGAGGTGGTAGAGCTCATTGAGGAGGAAGAGGAGCGTGAGCAACTCATTATTTTCCGGCTTCTGCCCCTGCAACTTGCCACGCAGGTATTCGAGTACCTTGACTTGGATGTGCAAAAGCACTTTCTGGCCAACCTCTCGCAGGAGAAAATATCGGACATTCTGAATGAGATGTCGCCGGATGACCGGACGGCTCTACTCGAATTTTTGCCCGATGACTTTGTAAAGGAGCTGATTCAGACGCTGTCAGAGTCGGAGCGTAAGATAACACTGGAGCTGCTGGGGTATCCTGAGTACTCGGTGGGGCGCCTGATGACCCCCGATTACATTGCTATCCGGGAGCACTGGACCGTGCAGCAAGTGCTGGAGTATATCCGGCGCCATGGGGGGCAATCGGAGACGCTGAGCGTGCTCTACGTAACAGACCAGCGCGGCGTGCTGATTGATGATATCCGCATTCGGGAGTTTCTGCTCTCGCCGCCCGACCGGCCCGTGAGCGAGCTGATGGACCGCCGCTACGTGAAGCTCAACGCCATGCAGGACCAGGAGGCGGCCATTGATGTGTTTCGCAAAAACGACCGGGTGGCGCTGCCCGTGGTGAACGACGACGGCGTGCTATTCGGTATCGTAACGATTGACGATATCCTGAGCATTCGGGAAGAAGAAGACACGGAGGATATTCAGAAACTTGGCGGCTCAGAAGCCCTCGACGAACCGTATCTGGATACGTCTATCTGGGAAATGGTCAAGAAGCGGGCCGGTTGGCTCGTGATTCTGCTCCTTGGCGAGATGCTGACCACTTCGGCCATGCACCACTTCGAGGACGACTTGCAGAAAGCGGCTGTGCTCGGGCTATTCATTCCGCTGATTATTTCGGCGGGCGGCAATGCTGGCTCCCAAGCCACTTCGCTTATCATCCGGGCCATGAGCCTGGGCGAATTTGCGTTGGGCGACTGGTGGCAGGTAATGCGCCGGGAAATCATTTCGGGCCTGGCATTGGGCGGTATTCTGGGGGTAGTAGGTGCCATGCGCATTGTGCTGTGGGCCCAGGTAATTGACCCCGGCTATTTTGGGCCGTACTGGCAGCTAATTGCCGTGACGGTCGGTTTCTCGCTGCTGGGTATTGTACTGTGGGGCGCTTTGGCCGGAGCCATGCTGCCGATGCTGCTCAAGCGCCTGGGCCTCGACCCGGCTACGGCTTCGGCGCCGTTTGTAGCTACTCTTGTGGACGTAACGGGCCTGATTATCTATTTCTCGGTAGCCACGCTGGTGCTCCGCGGCACGCTGCTGTAG
- a CDS encoding magnesium transporter CorA family protein: MTEQLLTHQESAFTWLDITSPTVAELQAVAAQYDLPDSLVRDCLEPTHLPKFEATHGLSFVILRVFNPPKTNEADTIQELSTKIAVFYAADYLITVHRLPHPVLNDLKRVARAPGQECNTPAEIAFHLVRYALSSYMQPALTLTRELDDYEAEIFLKQEVPNALQGLYFLKRKASAAKQLLLLTRDILTMLRRQLATATTDDTLLQDTQDLQVKVETMYQQLDGGATNLMNLYLSLSSQRTNEAMRVLTVFSAFFLPLTFIAGIYGMNFNYMPELTWKLGYPVSILSMVLISVGIYVWFKRKGWI, translated from the coding sequence ATGACCGAACAACTTCTCACTCACCAGGAATCCGCCTTCACCTGGCTGGATATTACCAGCCCTACCGTAGCCGAGTTGCAGGCCGTAGCTGCGCAGTATGACCTGCCCGACTCGCTGGTGCGCGACTGTCTGGAACCTACGCACCTGCCCAAGTTCGAAGCCACGCACGGCCTGAGCTTTGTGATTTTGCGGGTGTTCAATCCGCCCAAAACCAACGAGGCCGATACCATTCAGGAGCTGAGCACCAAGATTGCCGTGTTCTACGCCGCCGACTACCTGATTACGGTACACCGGCTGCCACACCCGGTGCTTAATGATCTGAAACGAGTGGCCCGCGCCCCCGGCCAGGAGTGCAACACCCCCGCCGAAATAGCCTTCCACCTGGTGCGCTACGCCCTTAGCAGCTACATGCAGCCCGCCCTCACGCTCACGCGGGAGCTGGACGATTATGAGGCAGAAATCTTTCTGAAGCAGGAAGTGCCCAACGCCCTGCAGGGCCTGTACTTTCTGAAGCGCAAAGCCTCGGCCGCCAAGCAGCTGCTGCTGCTCACGCGCGACATCCTGACAATGCTGCGCCGGCAGCTGGCCACTGCCACCACCGACGACACGCTGCTACAGGACACCCAGGACTTGCAGGTGAAGGTGGAAACCATGTACCAGCAGCTCGACGGCGGCGCTACCAACCTCATGAACCTGTACCTCTCACTATCGTCGCAGCGCACCAACGAAGCCATGCGCGTACTGACGGTGTTTTCGGCATTTTTCCTGCCGCTCACCTTCATTGCCGGCATCTATGGCATGAACTTCAACTACATGCCCGAGCTGACCTGGAAGCTGGGCTACCCGGTTTCCATCCTGTCGATGGTGCTTATTTCGGTGGGGATTTACGTGTGGTTCAAGCGCAAGGGCTGGATCTGA
- a CDS encoding OmpP1/FadL family transporter: MTSKSLLLVSGVLLTGTAASAGGYQVTLAGQKNNGMGGVGVGLSLDQAAMFYNPGALAMVKDRGVQVGVNATMARQAFRSQYGGPQRELKSNIVTPFNLYAGFGSEDRKFAAGIAIYTPFGNKVEYADGWEGRYSLTGIDLKSIYVQPTVSYAVTDKLSVGAGMVILAYGAVNLQKDIPVEGAAGAQPAHVELDGKATTKIGFNAGIYFKPTDKLSIGASYRSKIDAQVEGGDVTFSNVPAALGSRFTATEFDATLPLPATTSLGIGFMPNENLTLGFDVNYVEWSKYKTLQFDFRGNNGAGGLVAPSGQVGGSNISTSRREYKDAVTLRLGGQYLLTSGLTVRAGGSYDFSPVEDGFVTPETPDADRIGLTLGASYKFGSFGVDISGQFIDLKERTQTEAELVANNTADRVAGTYKTRVLIPGIGLNYTF; encoded by the coding sequence ATGACTTCAAAATCTCTACTCCTCGTGAGTGGTGTGCTCCTCACGGGTACCGCCGCCTCGGCGGGCGGCTACCAGGTAACACTGGCCGGGCAGAAAAACAACGGCATGGGCGGCGTAGGTGTAGGGCTTTCCCTGGATCAGGCTGCTATGTTCTACAACCCGGGTGCGCTGGCCATGGTGAAGGACCGTGGTGTGCAGGTGGGCGTGAATGCTACAATGGCACGTCAGGCTTTCCGCTCACAGTATGGTGGCCCTCAGCGCGAGCTGAAAAGCAACATCGTGACGCCTTTCAACCTGTATGCAGGTTTCGGCTCCGAGGACCGCAAATTTGCTGCTGGTATTGCTATCTACACGCCCTTCGGCAACAAGGTAGAATACGCCGATGGCTGGGAAGGCCGGTACTCGCTGACCGGAATCGACCTGAAGTCCATCTACGTGCAGCCCACCGTGAGCTACGCCGTTACGGATAAGCTGAGCGTGGGTGCGGGCATGGTAATTCTGGCCTACGGGGCCGTGAACCTGCAGAAAGATATTCCGGTGGAAGGTGCTGCCGGCGCGCAGCCCGCCCACGTGGAACTGGACGGCAAAGCCACCACCAAAATCGGGTTCAACGCCGGTATCTACTTCAAGCCTACTGACAAGCTCAGCATTGGCGCCAGCTACCGCTCTAAAATCGATGCACAAGTAGAAGGTGGCGACGTGACGTTCAGCAACGTTCCGGCTGCCCTGGGCTCACGCTTCACAGCCACCGAGTTTGATGCTACCCTGCCGCTGCCAGCTACTACCAGCCTGGGTATTGGTTTCATGCCGAACGAAAACCTGACGCTGGGCTTCGATGTGAACTATGTGGAGTGGAGCAAATACAAAACGCTGCAGTTCGACTTCCGCGGCAACAATGGAGCCGGTGGCCTGGTAGCTCCTTCCGGACAGGTAGGTGGTTCCAACATCAGCACCTCGCGCCGCGAGTATAAGGATGCCGTGACCCTGCGTCTCGGTGGCCAGTACCTGCTCACCAGCGGCCTGACCGTGCGGGCCGGCGGTTCCTACGACTTCTCGCCGGTAGAAGACGGCTTCGTGACGCCAGAAACGCCCGACGCCGATCGTATCGGCCTGACGCTGGGTGCTTCGTATAAGTTCGGCAGCTTCGGTGTGGACATCTCGGGTCAGTTCATCGACCTGAAAGAGCGCACCCAGACGGAAGCAGAACTGGTTGCTAATAACACTGCTGACCGGGTAGCCGGTACCTACAAGACCCGCGTTTTGATTCCGGGCATCGGTCTGAACTACACCTTCTAA